The Diospyros lotus cultivar Yz01 chromosome 15, ASM1463336v1, whole genome shotgun sequence genome has a window encoding:
- the LOC127791644 gene encoding uncharacterized protein LOC127791644 — MQISQISASSKPTIIEEIETEMFKVRTLQQIVGSDQAEYVWVPCVISAIIPERGWYFMSCKKCVRKLKEEDGKCYCIHCKEYCNGEIRYKLNINVVDGTECVTLLLWDTQSRELIGKTARELKDKIAKDTIGNDTNPKMIPTEIECIVGQEYFFKINVNQKNVDKQDTVYTVVSVSKDADLIKRFKLTDHIIDISNDSENGNMETNTTEQDSVSDNEVTSPNKTPRKATKDTTGKTQVNESDCGSTALSSTKLKKVKVEKN; from the exons ATGCAAATTAGTCAAATTTCAGCATCGTCCAAGCCAACTATCATAGAGGAAATTGAAACTGAAATGTTCAAGGTTAGAACTCTACAACAAATTGTTGGGAGTGATCAG GCAGAATATGTTTGGGTGCCGTGTGTGATCTCTGCAATAATTCCAGAAAGGGGATGGTATTTCATGAGTTGCAAGAAGTGTGTTCGAAAGCTTAAGGAGGAAGACGGAAAGTGTTATTGTATTCACTGTAAGGAGTACTGCAATGGGGAAATTCGTTACAAACTTAATATTAACGTTGTGGATGGAACAGAGTGTGTTACGTTACTTCTTTGGGACACCCAATCCCGTGAGTTGATTGGAAAAACAGCTCGAGAGTTAAAAGACAAAATTGCCAAG GACACGATTGGAAATGATACTAACCCAAAAATGATTCCCACGGAGATCGAGTGCATTGTTGGTCAAGAAtactttttcaaaataaatgtgaaccaaaaaaatgttgacaagcAAGATACTGTTTATACAGTGGTGAGTGTTTCAAAAGATGCTGACTTAATCAAAAGATTTAAATTGACTGATCATATCATCGACATAAGCAATGATAGTGAGAATGGAAACATGGAAACAAATACCACTGAACAGGATTCGGTTTCGGATAATGAAGTAACGTCTCCTAACAAAACACCAAGGAAGGCTACAAAGGACACTACTGGCAAAACACAAGTCAATGAAAGTGATTGCGGTTCAACGGCGCTATCTTCTACGAAATTGAAGAAAGTTAAAGTTGAAAAGAATTGa